One genomic region from Quercus robur chromosome 4, dhQueRobu3.1, whole genome shotgun sequence encodes:
- the LOC126720294 gene encoding uncharacterized protein LOC126720294 — protein MQTTQMENSLQLCIIHIFCFVLLANASEFGVEPDDGCKEARCGDGEPTIGFPFRLMGQQPEHCGYPGFELSCTEDNQTMLELPRSGKFYVKNISYTEQWIDLYDQDGCIDPRQLRIPDLTSSPFDFWGMRNYTFFNCSTYKDSSWDRVMLIPCLSSTHHYQIAALWSDADAIHVPQSCRKMYDLEEPVPFSLKYDDHDGKYISLLWNNPMCRTCYAFGQKCTRIGNTLETRCLLNISKHKTANASEFGVEPDDGCKETRCGDDGPTIQFPFWLKDQRPKHCGYPGFELYCTEDNHTMLELPHSGKFYVKDINYTGQGITLYDLDGCINLTMVRIPDLTSSPFEFDMHNYTFFNCSTHKDSLRDDVMGRRIFCLSSTHHYQITALMTGDFHVPQSCRKMYDLEPVPFNWDYDDEKYISLRWHTPMGNISKNKTGIYYLISAIYFNVDPLELSLNLYM, from the exons ATGCAAACAACACAGATGGAGAATTCCTTACAATTGTGCATAATTCATATCTTTTGCTTTGTCCTGTTAGCAAATGCTTCTGAGTTTGGAGTAGAGCCAGATGATGGGTGCAAGGAAGCAAGGTGCGGAGACGGTGAACCAACCATCGGGTTCCCGTTTCGGCTAATGGGCCAACAGCCAGAACACTGTGGATACCCCGGGTTTGAGCTATCTTGCACCGAGGACAACCAAACCATGCTCGAGCTGCCACGTTCAGGGAAGTTTTATGTAAAGAATATCAGTTACACAGAGCAGTGGATTGATTTATATGATCAAGATGGTTGCATTGATCCAAGACAGCTTCGAATCCCCGATTTAACTTCATCTCCTTTTGATTTTTGGGGCATGCGTAACTACACCTTCTTCAATTGTTCAACTTACAAGGATTCATCTTGGGATCGTGTTATGCTTATCCCTTGCTTAAGCAGTACCCATCATTACCAAATCGCAGCTTTATGGTCTGATGCAGATGCTATTCATGTGCCGCAATCTTGCCGGAAGATGTATGACTTAGAAGAGCcagttcctttttctttgaaataCGACGACCACGACGGAAAGTATATTTCATTGCTGTGGAACAATCCAATGTGCCGAACCTGCTATGCATTTGGCCAGAAATGTACAAGGATAGGAAATACCTTAGAAACTCGATGCTTACTCAATATTTCCAAACATAAAACAG CAAATGCTTCTGAGTTTGGAGTAGAGCCAGATGATGGGTGCAAGGAAACAAGGTGCGGAGATGATGGCCCAACCATCCAgttcccgttttggctaaaggACCAACGGCCAAAACATTGTGGATACCCCGGCTTTGAACTATATTGCACCGAGGACAACCATACCATGCTCGAGCTGCCACATTCAGGGAAGTTTTATGTAAAGGATATCAATTACACAGGGCAGGGGATTACTTTATATGATCTAGATGGTTGCATTAATTTAACAATGGTTCGAATCCCCGATTTAACTTCATCTCCTTTTGAGTTTGACATGCATAACTACACCTTCTTCAATTGTTCAACTCACAAGGATTCACTTAGGGATGATGTTATGGGTAGGCGTATCTTTTGCTTAAGCAGTACCCATCATTACCAAATCACAGCTTTAATGACTGGTGATTTTCATGTGCCGCAATCTTGCCGGAAGATGTATGACTTAGAGCCAGTTCCTTTTAATTGGGATTATGATGACGAGAAGTATATTTCATTGCGGTGGCACACTCCAATGggaaatatttccaaaaataaaacagGTATTTACTACTTAATTTCTGCAATTTATTTCAATGTAGACCCATTAGAACTATCCCTCAATCTATATATGTAA